One genomic region from Yarrowia lipolytica chromosome 1C, complete sequence encodes:
- a CDS encoding uncharacterized protein (Compare to YALI0C05951g, similar to uniprot|Q12618 Ajellomyces capsulata Delta-9 fatty acid desaturase (EC 1.14.99.5) (Acyl-CoA desaturase) (Stearoyl-CoA desaturase) (Delta(9)- desaturase)) produces the protein MVKNVDQVDLSQVDTIASGRDVNYKVKYTSGVKMSQGAYDDKGRHISEQPFTWANWHQHINWLNFILVIALPLSSFAAAPFVSFNWKTAAFAVGYYMCTGLGITAGYHRMWAHRAYKAALPVRIILALFGGGAVEGSIRWWASSHRVHHRWTDSNKDPYDARKGFWFSHFGWMLLVPNPKNKGRTDISDLNNDWVVRLQHKYYVYVLVFMAIVLPTLVCGFGWGDWKGGLVYAGIMRYTFVQQVTFCVNSLAHWIGEQPFDDRRTPRDHALTALVTFGEGYHNFHHEFPSDYRNALIWYQYDPTKWLIWTLKQVGLAWDLQTFSQNAIEQGLVQQRQKKLDKWRNNLNWGIPIEQLPVIEFEEFQEQAKTRDLVLISGIVHDVSAFVEHHPGGKALIMSAVGKDGTAVFNGGVYRHSNAGHNLLATMRVSVIRGGMEVEVWKTAQNEKKDQNIVSDESGNRIHRAGLQATRVENPGMSGMAA, from the coding sequence ATGGTGAAAAACGTGGACCAAGTGGATCTCTCGCAGGTCGACACCATTGCCTCCGGCCGAGATGTCAACTACAAGGTCAAGTACACCTCCGGCGTTAAGATGAGCCAGGGCGCCTACGACGACAAGGGCCGCCACATTTCCGAGCAGCCCTTCACCTGGGCCAACTGGCACCAGCACATCAACTGGCTCAACTTCATTCTGGTGATTGCGCTGCCTCTGTCGTCCTTTGCTGCCGCTCCCTTCGTCTCCTTCAACTGGAAGACCGCCGCGTTTGCTGTCGGCTATTACATGTGCACCGGTCTCGGTATCACCGCCGGCTACCACCGAATGTGGGCCCATCGAGCCTACAAGGCCGCTCTGCCCGTTCGAATCATCCTTGCtctgtttggaggaggagctgtcgAGGGCTCCATCCGATGGTGGGCCTCGTCTCACCGAGTCCACCACCGATGGACCgactccaacaaggaccCTTACGACGCCCGAAAGGGATTCTGGTTCTCCCACTTTGGCTGGATGCTGCTTGTGCCCAACcccaagaacaagggcCGAACTGACATTTCTGACCTCAACAACGACTGGGTTGTCCGACTCcagcacaagtactacGTTTACGTTCTCGTCTTCATGGCCATTGTTCTGCCCACCCTCGTCTGTGGCTTTGGCTGGGGCGACTGGAAGGGAGGTCTTGTCTACGCCGGTATCATGCGATACACCTTTGTGCAGCAGGTGACTTTCTGTGTCAACTCCCTTGCCCACTGGATTGGAGAGCAGCCCTTCGACGACCGACGAACTCCCCGAGACCACGCTCTTACCGCCCTGGTCACCTTTGGAGAGGGCTACCACAACTTCCACCACGAGTTCCCCTCGGACTACCGAAACGCCCTCATCTGGTACCAGTACGACCCCACCAAGTGGCTCATCTGGACCCTCAAGCAGGTTGGTCTCGCCTGGGACCTCCAGACCTTCTCCCAGAACGCCATCGAGCAGGGTCTCgtgcagcagcgacagaagaagctggacaAGTGGCGAAACAACCTCAACTGGGGTATCCccattgagcagctgcCTGTCATTGAGTTTGAGGAGTTCCAAGAGCAGGCCAAGACCCGAGATCTGGTTCTCATTTCTGGCATTGTCCACGACGTGTCTGCCTTTGTCGAGCACCACCCTGGTGGAAAGGCCCTCATTATGAGCGCCGTCGGCAAGGACGGTACCGCTGTCTTCAACGGAGGTGTCTACCGACACTCCAACGCTGGCCACAACCTGCTTGCCACCATGCGAGTTTCGGTCATTCGAGGCGGCatggaggttgaggtgTGGAAGACTGCCCAGaacgaaaagaaggacCAGAACATTGTCTCCGATGAGAGTGGAAACCGAATCCACCGAGCTGGTCTCCAGGCCACCCGGGTCGAGAACCCCGGTATGTCTGGCATGGCTGCTTAG